The following proteins are co-located in the Vigna unguiculata cultivar IT97K-499-35 chromosome 9, ASM411807v1, whole genome shotgun sequence genome:
- the LOC114196219 gene encoding uncharacterized protein LOC114196219 isoform X3, which produces MGGGSNSKRHRVNRGTDSTNTQGIIEENNLRPQTQVQEHVTVLDQHFYDGIPCFADVCFLHKSSSISKVSEMSLLLGRAGTIGCGKILDTIGSSITNLNGGSGFASGAAIKGNGISILAFEVANTIVRGFNLLESLSPGSIRNLKEKVLLSEGVQNLISEDMNELLRIVAADKRKELKVFSNEVIRFGNRSKDTQWHNLDRYLEKISIQLNTERLSRDEAESIMQRLMTSVHLTVKLYHELDAWDKLQQDFQQIKSQKKQISHLKKKSLWSRSLEEVVEKLVDIVIFLHLEIINVFGNTDYYEPSIGHMNNCQRLGPAGLALHYANIVLQIDTLVAKSSMPAANTKDSLYQSLPPNIKLVLRSNLPSFDVAEELSVADVKSEIKKTLRWLKPMATNTSKAHHRFGWLGQWANTRYEVNRKSDLMWIETFHHADKDKVEHYILEVLLWLHRLAIRSKTG; this is translated from the exons ATGGGAGGAGGTTCAAATTCAAAGAGGCATCGTGTCAATAGGGGCACTGATTCAACAAACACACAGGGCATAATTGAAGAGAATAATCTGCGACCACAAACGCAAGTGCAAGAACATGTTACTGTTCTCGACCAACATTTCTATGATGGAATCCCATGTTTTGCCGATGTTTGCTTTCTCCACAAGTCAAGCTCAATCTCGAAG GTCTCAGAGATGAGTTTACTCTTGGGCAGAGCTGGCACTATTGGATGTGGAAAGATTTTGGATACCATTGGAAGCAGCATTACAAATTTAAATGGTGGAAGTGGGTTTGCTTCTGGAGCTGCAATTAAGGGGAATGGAATTTCTATTTTGGCATTTGAGGTTGCAAACACAATTGTCAGAGGTTTTAATCTTCTGGAATCTCTATCTCCAGGAAGTATTAggaatttaaaagaaaaggtGCTTCTTTCAGAGGGTGTGCAAAATTTAATATCAGAAGATATGAATGAACTTCTTAGGATTGTTGCAGCAGACAAGAG GAAGGAGTTAAAAGTTTTTTCTAATGAGGTGATTCGATTTGGAAATCGTTCGAAGGATACTCAGTGGCACAATTTAGATCGTTATTTAGAGAA AATTAGCATACAATTAAACACTGAAAGACTGTCAAGAGACGAAGCAGAATCAATAATGCAACGATTGATGACTTCGGTTCATCTTACAGTT AAATTGTACCATGAGTTAGATGCTTGGGATAAACTTCAACAAGATTTTCAGC AAATTAAAAGTCAAAAAAAGCAAATTAGTCACTTAAAGAAAAAGTCACTCTGGTCTAGAAGTTTGGAGGAG GTTGTGGAGAAGCTTGTAGATATTGTCATTTTTTTGCATTTGGAGATAATCAATGTGTTTGGCAATACAG ATTACTACGAACCATCAATTGGACACATGAACAATTGTCAAAGATTGGGCCCTGCAGGCCTTGCTTTGCATTATGCAAATATAGTGCTTCAAATTGATACTCTT GTAGCCAAATCAAGCATGCCTGCTGCAAATACAAAGGATTCACTATATCAAAGCTTGCCTCCTAATATAAAACTAGTTCTACGTTCTAATTTACCATCCTTTGATGTTGCAGAAGAG CTAAGTGTAGCCGATGTAAAAAGTGAGATAAAGAAAACCTTACGTTGGTTGAAACCCATGGCCACTAACACATCCAA AGCACATCATAGATTTGGTTGGCTTGGCCAGTGGGCAAACACAAG GTATGAGGTAAACAGAAAGAGTGATTTAATGTGGATTGAGACATTCCACCATGCAGATAAAGACAAAGTGGAGCATTATATTCTTGAAGTTCTCTTATGGCTTCATCGCTTGGCCATCAGAAGTAAGACTGGCTAA
- the LOC114164657 gene encoding translation factor GUF1 homolog, chloroplastic: MAAEICGASLFLSVKTQLQLQLQQRHHQQRAFFQSERSRTRRTTTRFHSSKRCFSCSFPNASTFRRSVVCQVASTDFESAAKAGEHRLSKVPVRNIRNFSIIAHIDHGKSTLADKLLQVTGTVHQREMKDQFLDNMDLERERGITIKLQAARMRYVFENEPYCLNLIDTPGHVDFSYEVSRSLAACEGALLVVDASQGVEAQTLANVYLALENNLEIIPVLNKIDLPGAEPDRVIKEIEEIVGLDCSNAILCSAKEGIGIIDILNAIVARIPPPEDTSKRPLRALIFDSYYDPYRGVIVYFRVVDGSIKKGDRVYFMASGKDYFADEIGVLSPNQLQVEELYAGEVGYLSASIRTVADARVGDTITHYGRKADKSLPGYEEATPMVFCGLFPVDADQFPDLRDALEKLQLNDAALKFEPETSSAMGFGFRCGFLGLLHMEIVQERLEREYNLSLITTAPSVVYRVNCVNGDTVECSNPSLLPEPGQRKSIEEPFVKIEMLTPKDYIGSLMELAQERRGQFKELKFIAENRASIVYELPLAEMVGDFFDQLKSRSKGYASMEYTFVGYIESNLIKLDIRINGDCVEPLATIVHNDKAYSVGRALTLKLKELIPRQMFKVPIQACIGSKVIASEAISAIRKDVLAKCYGGDITRKKKLLKKQAEGKKRMKSIGKVDVPQEAFMAVLKLEKEVI; encoded by the exons CTCATCCAAACGCTGCTTTAGTTGCAGCTTTCCAAATGCTTCCACGTTTCGCCGCAGCGTTGTGTGCCAGGTCGCCAGCACCGACTTCGAATCCGCCGCCAAAGCCGGCGAGCATCGTCTCTCTAAG GTGCCGGTGCGTAATATAAGGAACTTCAGCATCATTGCGCATATTGACCACGGGAAATCGACGTTGGCGGATAAGTTGCTTCAGGTTACTGGCACGGTGCACCAGCGAGAAATGAAGGATCAATTTCTCGATAACATGGActtggagagagaaagaggcATCACTATTAAGCTCCAG GCAGCTCGAATGCGTTATGTGTTTGAAAATGAACCTTATTGTTTGAATCTAATCGATACACCAGGTCATGTCGACTTCTCGTATGAG GTTTCACGGTCACTTGCTGCATGTGAGGGTGCTCTTCTAGTAGTAGATGCTTCTCAG GGTGTTGAAGCACAAACCCTAGCTAATGTTTATTTGGCTTTGGAGAACAACCTAGAAATTATCCCT GTTTTGAACAAAATAGATCTTCCGGGTGCAGAACCAGATCGAGTTATCAAGGAGATTGAAGAG aTCGTAGGTCTAGATTGTAGCAATGCGATTCTCTGCTCTGCAAAG GAAGGAATAGGTATAATTGATATTCTCAATGCAATTGTTGCAAGAATACCCCCACCTGAAGATACATCTAAAAGACCATTAAGGGCTTTAATATTTGACAG CTACTATGATCCGTATAGAGGTGTTATTGTATACTTTCGAGTTGTAGATGGATCTATAAAGAAAGGTGACAGAGTTTATTTCATGGCTAGTGGGAAG GATTACTTTGCTGATGAAATTGGAGTTTTGTCTCCCAATCAACTTCAAGTTGAAGAACTGTATGCTGGTGAG GTGGGCTATCTATCTGCATCAATAAGAACAGTAGCTGATGCTAGAGTGGGTGACACTATTACTCACTATGGCAGAAAGGCTGATAAGTCACTTCCTGGATACGAGGAAGCCACTCCTATGGTGTTCTGTGGCTTGTTTCCTGTTGATGCTGACCA ATTCCCTGATCTGCGTGATGCACTTGAGAAGCTACAACTCAATGATGCTGCACTAAAG TTTGAACCTGAGACCTCAAGTGCCATGGGGTTTGGCTTTAGATGTGGGTTTCTGGGTCTTCTTCATATGGAAATTGTCCAG GAGAGACTTGAGAGAGAATACAATTTGAGCTTGATAACAACTGCTCCAAGTGTTGTGTACAGAGTAAACTGTGTAAATGGTGATACT GTTGAGTGCTCAAACCCATCTTTACTTCCTGAACCTGGACAAAGGAAATCAATTGAGGAGCCATTTGTTAAG ATTGAGATGCTTACACCAAAAGACTACATTGGTTCACTTATGGAACTGGCACAAGAAAGAAGAGGGCAGTTTaaagaattgaaatttattgCTGAAAATAGGGCATCAATTGTCTATGAATTACCCTTAGCAGAG ATGGTTGGTGATTTCTTTGATCAGTTGAAGTCAAGAAGTAAGGGTTATGCTAGTATGGAGTATACGTTTGTTGG GTACATCGaaagtaatttaattaaacttgaCATAAGGATAAATGGTGACTGTGTGGAGCCATTGGCCACAATTGTGCACAATGATAAG GCGTATTCTGTGGGAAGGGCTTTGACTTTGAAGTTGAAAGAGCTCATACCACGACAAATGTTTAAAGTACCAATTCAA GCATGTATAGGATCAAAAGTGATTGCCAGTGAAGCGATATCTGCAATACGGAAGGATGTACTAGCCAAATGCTACG GTGGGGatattacaagaaaaaagaaattgctTAAGAAACAG GCTGAAGGAAAGAAAAGGATGAAGTCTATTGGTAAAGTCGATGTTCCCCAAGAAGCTTTCATGGCAGTTTTGAAACTTGAAAAGGAGGTAATATGA
- the LOC114196219 gene encoding uncharacterized protein LOC114196219 isoform X1: MGGGSNSKRHRVNRGTDSTNTQGIIEENNLRPQTQVQEHVTVLDQHFYDGIPCFADVCFLHKSSSISKVSEMSLLLGRAGTIGCGKILDTIGSSITNLNGGSGFASGAAIKGNGISILAFEVANTIVRGFNLLESLSPGSIRNLKEKVLLSEGVQNLISEDMNELLRIVAADKRKELKVFSNEVIRFGNRSKDTQWHNLDRYLEKISIQLNTERLSRDEAESIMQRLMTSVHLTVKLYHELDAWDKLQQDFQRTDDLAVLSTEIKSQKKQISHLKKKSLWSRSLEEVVEKLVDIVIFLHLEIINVFGNTDYYEPSIGHMNNCQRLGPAGLALHYANIVLQIDTLVAKSSMPAANTKDSLYQSLPPNIKLVLRSNLPSFDVAEELSVADVKSEIKKTLRWLKPMATNTSKAHHRFGWLGQWANTRYEVNRKSDLMWIETFHHADKDKVEHYILEVLLWLHRLAIRSKTG; this comes from the exons ATGGGAGGAGGTTCAAATTCAAAGAGGCATCGTGTCAATAGGGGCACTGATTCAACAAACACACAGGGCATAATTGAAGAGAATAATCTGCGACCACAAACGCAAGTGCAAGAACATGTTACTGTTCTCGACCAACATTTCTATGATGGAATCCCATGTTTTGCCGATGTTTGCTTTCTCCACAAGTCAAGCTCAATCTCGAAG GTCTCAGAGATGAGTTTACTCTTGGGCAGAGCTGGCACTATTGGATGTGGAAAGATTTTGGATACCATTGGAAGCAGCATTACAAATTTAAATGGTGGAAGTGGGTTTGCTTCTGGAGCTGCAATTAAGGGGAATGGAATTTCTATTTTGGCATTTGAGGTTGCAAACACAATTGTCAGAGGTTTTAATCTTCTGGAATCTCTATCTCCAGGAAGTATTAggaatttaaaagaaaaggtGCTTCTTTCAGAGGGTGTGCAAAATTTAATATCAGAAGATATGAATGAACTTCTTAGGATTGTTGCAGCAGACAAGAG GAAGGAGTTAAAAGTTTTTTCTAATGAGGTGATTCGATTTGGAAATCGTTCGAAGGATACTCAGTGGCACAATTTAGATCGTTATTTAGAGAA AATTAGCATACAATTAAACACTGAAAGACTGTCAAGAGACGAAGCAGAATCAATAATGCAACGATTGATGACTTCGGTTCATCTTACAGTT AAATTGTACCATGAGTTAGATGCTTGGGATAAACTTCAACAAGATTTTCAGC GTACTGATGATCTTGCAGTCTTGAGCACAGAAATTAAAAGTCAAAAAAAGCAAATTAGTCACTTAAAGAAAAAGTCACTCTGGTCTAGAAGTTTGGAGGAG GTTGTGGAGAAGCTTGTAGATATTGTCATTTTTTTGCATTTGGAGATAATCAATGTGTTTGGCAATACAG ATTACTACGAACCATCAATTGGACACATGAACAATTGTCAAAGATTGGGCCCTGCAGGCCTTGCTTTGCATTATGCAAATATAGTGCTTCAAATTGATACTCTT GTAGCCAAATCAAGCATGCCTGCTGCAAATACAAAGGATTCACTATATCAAAGCTTGCCTCCTAATATAAAACTAGTTCTACGTTCTAATTTACCATCCTTTGATGTTGCAGAAGAG CTAAGTGTAGCCGATGTAAAAAGTGAGATAAAGAAAACCTTACGTTGGTTGAAACCCATGGCCACTAACACATCCAA AGCACATCATAGATTTGGTTGGCTTGGCCAGTGGGCAAACACAAG GTATGAGGTAAACAGAAAGAGTGATTTAATGTGGATTGAGACATTCCACCATGCAGATAAAGACAAAGTGGAGCATTATATTCTTGAAGTTCTCTTATGGCTTCATCGCTTGGCCATCAGAAGTAAGACTGGCTAA
- the LOC114196219 gene encoding uncharacterized protein LOC114196219 isoform X2, whose protein sequence is MGGGSNSKRHRVNRGTDSTNTQGIIEENNLRPQTQVQEHVTVLDQHFYDGIPCFADVCFLHKSSSISKVSEMSLLLGRAGTIGCGKILDTIGSSITNLNGGSGFASGAAIKGNGISILAFEVANTIVRGFNLLESLSPGSIRNLKEKVLLSEGVQNLISEDMNELLRIVAADKRKELKVFSNEVIRFGNRSKDTQWHNLDRYLEKISIQLNTERLSRDEAESIMQRLMTSVHLTVKLYHELDAWDKLQQDFQLLSTEIKSQKKQISHLKKKSLWSRSLEEVVEKLVDIVIFLHLEIINVFGNTDYYEPSIGHMNNCQRLGPAGLALHYANIVLQIDTLVAKSSMPAANTKDSLYQSLPPNIKLVLRSNLPSFDVAEELSVADVKSEIKKTLRWLKPMATNTSKAHHRFGWLGQWANTRYEVNRKSDLMWIETFHHADKDKVEHYILEVLLWLHRLAIRSKTG, encoded by the exons ATGGGAGGAGGTTCAAATTCAAAGAGGCATCGTGTCAATAGGGGCACTGATTCAACAAACACACAGGGCATAATTGAAGAGAATAATCTGCGACCACAAACGCAAGTGCAAGAACATGTTACTGTTCTCGACCAACATTTCTATGATGGAATCCCATGTTTTGCCGATGTTTGCTTTCTCCACAAGTCAAGCTCAATCTCGAAG GTCTCAGAGATGAGTTTACTCTTGGGCAGAGCTGGCACTATTGGATGTGGAAAGATTTTGGATACCATTGGAAGCAGCATTACAAATTTAAATGGTGGAAGTGGGTTTGCTTCTGGAGCTGCAATTAAGGGGAATGGAATTTCTATTTTGGCATTTGAGGTTGCAAACACAATTGTCAGAGGTTTTAATCTTCTGGAATCTCTATCTCCAGGAAGTATTAggaatttaaaagaaaaggtGCTTCTTTCAGAGGGTGTGCAAAATTTAATATCAGAAGATATGAATGAACTTCTTAGGATTGTTGCAGCAGACAAGAG GAAGGAGTTAAAAGTTTTTTCTAATGAGGTGATTCGATTTGGAAATCGTTCGAAGGATACTCAGTGGCACAATTTAGATCGTTATTTAGAGAA AATTAGCATACAATTAAACACTGAAAGACTGTCAAGAGACGAAGCAGAATCAATAATGCAACGATTGATGACTTCGGTTCATCTTACAGTT AAATTGTACCATGAGTTAGATGCTTGGGATAAACTTCAACAAGATTTTCAGC TCTTGAGCACAGAAATTAAAAGTCAAAAAAAGCAAATTAGTCACTTAAAGAAAAAGTCACTCTGGTCTAGAAGTTTGGAGGAG GTTGTGGAGAAGCTTGTAGATATTGTCATTTTTTTGCATTTGGAGATAATCAATGTGTTTGGCAATACAG ATTACTACGAACCATCAATTGGACACATGAACAATTGTCAAAGATTGGGCCCTGCAGGCCTTGCTTTGCATTATGCAAATATAGTGCTTCAAATTGATACTCTT GTAGCCAAATCAAGCATGCCTGCTGCAAATACAAAGGATTCACTATATCAAAGCTTGCCTCCTAATATAAAACTAGTTCTACGTTCTAATTTACCATCCTTTGATGTTGCAGAAGAG CTAAGTGTAGCCGATGTAAAAAGTGAGATAAAGAAAACCTTACGTTGGTTGAAACCCATGGCCACTAACACATCCAA AGCACATCATAGATTTGGTTGGCTTGGCCAGTGGGCAAACACAAG GTATGAGGTAAACAGAAAGAGTGATTTAATGTGGATTGAGACATTCCACCATGCAGATAAAGACAAAGTGGAGCATTATATTCTTGAAGTTCTCTTATGGCTTCATCGCTTGGCCATCAGAAGTAAGACTGGCTAA